The following coding sequences lie in one Eubacterium ventriosum genomic window:
- the acpP gene encoding acyl carrier protein — protein sequence MFEKIKELIAEELGADAATITKETTFDEDLGADSLDLFDLVMKFEDEFEVKIPTEELENIKTVGDVCDYIEKNK from the coding sequence ATGTTTGAAAAGATTAAAGAATTAATAGCAGAAGAATTAGGAGCAGACGCAGCAACAATTACAAAGGAAACAACTTTTGATGAAGACTTAGGAGCTGATTCATTAGACTTATTTGACTTAGTAATGAAGTTTGAAGATGAATTTGAAGTAAAGATTCCAACAGAAGAACTTGAAAATATTAAGACAGTTGGAGATGTTTGTGATTACATTGAAAAGAACAAATAA
- a CDS encoding beta-ketoacyl-ACP synthase III has translation MFGKIIGTGSYAPDNVVCNNDLKEFFETDDQWIRERTGIKRRHIMTNESTSYMACRAAEKAIENAGISCEKIDLIIVSTVSSNTILPSTACIVQDQLKATNAMCFDINVACTGFITAYNIAQSYINAGLVETALVIGAEGLSQIVDWTDRTTAILFGDGAGAAIIKKDEKARFETVMHSDGSMGGALTCENSIQYREINDSKKTFVSMNGQEVFRFAVRKVPECIEELISKMKIEKSEIDLFLLHQANKRILESIGKRLKVSMDLIPENVSEYGNTSSASIPILLDEMVRDGKIQKGNKIIMAGFGAGLTWSAVYLEF, from the coding sequence ATGTTTGGAAAGATTATAGGAACAGGTTCTTATGCGCCGGATAATGTTGTTTGTAATAATGACTTAAAAGAGTTCTTTGAAACAGATGACCAGTGGATAAGAGAGCGGACAGGAATAAAGAGAAGACATATTATGACCAATGAGAGTACAAGTTATATGGCGTGCAGGGCGGCAGAAAAGGCAATAGAGAATGCCGGAATAAGTTGTGAAAAAATTGATTTGATAATTGTATCAACTGTATCGTCGAACACTATTTTGCCAAGTACAGCCTGTATTGTACAGGATCAGTTAAAGGCAACGAATGCCATGTGCTTTGACATCAATGTGGCATGTACAGGTTTTATTACAGCATATAACATTGCACAAAGTTATATAAACGCAGGCTTGGTTGAAACGGCATTAGTCATTGGAGCTGAAGGCTTGTCACAAATAGTTGATTGGACAGACAGAACAACAGCAATTCTTTTTGGAGATGGAGCAGGAGCTGCAATTATTAAAAAAGATGAAAAAGCAAGATTTGAAACAGTAATGCATTCGGATGGCTCAATGGGAGGTGCATTAACATGTGAGAATTCAATACAGTACAGGGAAATAAATGATTCTAAAAAAACATTCGTATCTATGAATGGGCAGGAAGTTTTTAGATTTGCAGTAAGAAAAGTCCCTGAGTGTATTGAAGAACTGATTTCAAAGATGAAAATTGAAAAATCAGAAATTGATTTGTTTTTGTTACATCAGGCTAACAAAAGAATACTTGAAAGTATTGGAAAACGATTAAAAGTTTCAATGGATTTAATTCCTGAAAATGTTAGCGAGTATGGAAATACATCATCGGCAAGTATTCCAATTTTACTTGACGAAATGGTAAGGGATGGAAAGATTCAAAAAGGAAACAAAATAATAATGGCAGGTTTTGGCGCAGGGCTTACATGGTCAGCAGTTTATTTGGAGTTTTAG
- a CDS encoding FoF1 ATP synthase subunit delta/epsilon, with amino-acid sequence MSNSFGIKVIACDKIFYNGRCTQLVLPLRDGSKAIQAHHENMVFSVEVGEIKITKEDGSTIVGVTGTGFAQMVNNRATVIVDTCEYPEEIDLRRAEEAKERAEEQLRQKQSIAEYHISKASLARAMARLKEGSGKGTPYGY; translated from the coding sequence ATGAGTAATTCATTTGGTATAAAAGTTATTGCTTGCGATAAGATATTCTATAATGGAAGATGCACTCAGTTAGTTTTACCTCTTCGTGATGGCTCAAAAGCCATTCAGGCTCATCATGAAAATATGGTATTTTCTGTTGAGGTAGGAGAAATAAAAATCACAAAGGAAGACGGTAGCACTATTGTAGGTGTAACAGGGACTGGTTTTGCCCAGATGGTAAACAATCGAGCTACAGTTATAGTTGACACTTGTGAATATCCTGAAGAAATCGACTTAAGAAGAGCTGAGGAAGCCAAAGAAAGAGCAGAAGAACAGCTTCGTCAGAAGCAAAGTATTGCTGAATATCATATTTCAAAGGCATCATTAGCAAGAGCAATGGCAAGATTAAAGGAAGGAAGCGGTAAGGGAACACCTTATGGCTATTAG
- the atpD gene encoding F0F1 ATP synthase subunit beta, which yields MLKGKIVQVMGPVVDVEFADNNLPYIKDALEVDNNGKRCVMEVAQHIGNNTVRCIMLAASEGLHKGMEVVATGSGISVPVGEKTLGRLFNVLGDTLDNGEKLDGEQHWCIHRDPPSFEDQSPVVEVLETGIKVIDLLAPYAKGGKIGLFGGAGVGKTVLIQELITNIATQHGGYSIFTGVGERSREGNDLWTEMKESGVLDKTALVFGQMNEPPGARMRVAETGLTMAEYFRDEEHQNVLLFIDNIFRFTQAGSEVSALLGRMPSAVGYQPTLATEMGELQERIASTKNGSVTSVQAVYVPADDLTDPAPATTFAHLDATTVLSRKIVEQGIYPAVDPLESNSRILEEDVVGKEHYETARRVQEILQKYTELQDIISILGMEELSDEDKLVVYRARKIQKFLSQPFHVAENFTGVPGKYVPLKETVRGFKAIIDGEMDDYPEAAFFNVGTIDDVIEKAKTMAGESSAN from the coding sequence ATGTTAAAAGGAAAGATTGTACAGGTTATGGGACCTGTAGTGGATGTAGAATTTGCAGACAACAACCTTCCATATATTAAAGATGCGCTTGAAGTAGATAACAATGGAAAGCGTTGTGTAATGGAGGTTGCGCAACACATAGGAAATAATACAGTAAGATGTATCATGCTTGCAGCAAGTGAAGGTCTTCATAAAGGTATGGAAGTTGTTGCAACAGGAAGTGGTATATCTGTTCCTGTAGGTGAAAAGACTCTTGGAAGATTATTTAATGTTCTTGGAGATACTTTAGATAATGGAGAAAAATTAGATGGTGAACAGCATTGGTGTATACACAGAGATCCACCATCATTTGAAGACCAGAGCCCTGTTGTAGAAGTTCTTGAAACAGGTATTAAGGTTATTGACCTTTTGGCACCTTATGCAAAAGGTGGTAAAATCGGTCTTTTCGGTGGTGCCGGTGTAGGTAAAACAGTACTTATTCAGGAATTGATTACAAACATTGCAACACAGCATGGTGGATATTCAATATTCACAGGTGTTGGTGAACGTTCCCGTGAAGGTAATGATTTATGGACAGAAATGAAAGAATCAGGTGTTTTAGATAAAACTGCCCTAGTGTTTGGACAGATGAATGAGCCACCTGGAGCACGTATGAGGGTTGCTGAAACAGGTCTTACAATGGCTGAATATTTTAGAGATGAAGAACATCAGAACGTATTGTTATTCATTGATAATATTTTCCGTTTTACACAGGCTGGTTCAGAAGTTTCAGCATTACTTGGACGTATGCCATCAGCGGTAGGTTATCAGCCAACATTAGCAACAGAAATGGGTGAATTACAGGAAAGAATCGCATCAACAAAGAATGGTTCTGTAACGTCAGTTCAGGCCGTATATGTGCCTGCCGATGACTTAACAGACCCTGCTCCGGCAACAACATTTGCCCATCTTGATGCAACAACAGTTCTTTCAAGAAAGATTGTTGAACAGGGTATTTATCCTGCAGTAGATCCTTTGGAATCTAATTCACGTATTCTTGAGGAAGATGTTGTAGGAAAAGAACATTATGAAACAGCAAGAAGAGTTCAGGAAATTCTTCAGAAATATACAGAATTACAGGATATTATCTCTATTCTTGGTATGGAAGAATTATCAGATGAAGATAAACTTGTTGTATATAGAGCTAGAAAGATTCAGAAGTTCCTTTCACAGCCATTCCATGTAGCTGAAAACTTTACAGGTGTACCAGGAAAGTATGTACCACTTAAAGAAACAGTACGTGGATTTAAGGCTATAATTGATGGTGAAATGGATGATTATCCGGAAGCTGCATTTTTCAATGTTGGAACAATTGATGATGTTATTGAAAAGGCAAAGACAATGGCAGGAGAAAGTTCCGCAAACTAG
- the atpG gene encoding ATP synthase F1 subunit gamma, producing the protein MANTKEIQKRMKSIQDTMKITNAMYMISSAKLRSAKQKLEDTEPYFYELQSAIARLLRHLPDARSKYFDPHSNIPDEEKKRGYIVITADKGLAGAYNHNVIKMANELFKQGKNNKLFVVGELGRQFFAKEGMEVDSEFKYTVQNPSLHRARVIAERVLELYNKRELDEIYVIYTKMENSVSMVTEKMRLLPCYREQFEKNRPPIDMYQEEIKTDTSVKEVLEHIVPNCVTGFIYGALVESFASEHSSRMMAMQAATDSAKDMLQQLSIEYNRVRQSAITQQITEIIGGAKAQKKK; encoded by the coding sequence ATGGCAAATACTAAGGAAATTCAGAAACGAATGAAAAGTATCCAGGATACGATGAAGATTACAAATGCCATGTATATGATTTCTTCTGCAAAGCTTAGAAGTGCAAAACAGAAACTTGAAGACACAGAGCCTTACTTCTATGAATTACAGTCGGCAATTGCGAGACTTCTTCGACATTTGCCTGATGCAAGAAGTAAGTATTTTGACCCTCATTCCAATATTCCTGATGAGGAAAAGAAGAGAGGTTATATAGTTATTACTGCTGATAAAGGTTTAGCCGGAGCATATAACCACAATGTTATTAAGATGGCTAATGAACTTTTTAAGCAGGGAAAAAATAATAAGCTCTTTGTAGTTGGAGAGCTTGGTCGTCAGTTTTTTGCAAAAGAGGGTATGGAGGTTGATTCAGAATTTAAATATACAGTTCAGAATCCATCACTTCATAGAGCCCGTGTAATTGCAGAGAGAGTTTTGGAGTTATATAACAAAAGAGAATTAGATGAAATCTATGTTATATACACAAAAATGGAAAATTCTGTATCTATGGTTACGGAAAAAATGCGTTTGCTTCCATGTTACAGAGAACAGTTTGAAAAGAACAGACCTCCTATAGATATGTATCAGGAAGAGATTAAGACAGATACATCAGTAAAGGAAGTTCTGGAGCATATTGTTCCAAACTGTGTAACAGGTTTCATTTACGGAGCATTAGTTGAATCATTTGCAAGTGAACATAGCTCACGTATGATGGCAATGCAGGCGGCAACAGATAGTGCAAAAGATATGTTGCAACAGTTGTCGATTGAATATAATCGTGTGCGTCAGTCAGCCATTACTCAGCAGATTACTGAGATTATTGGTGGTGCTAAGGCACAGAAGAAGAAATAG
- the atpA gene encoding F0F1 ATP synthase subunit alpha: MGSINSEEIISILKTEIENYDTVCKDQEVGTVIWVGDGIATVYGIEHAMYGEIVIFENGVKGMVQDIKRDQVGCIIFGKDTEIKEGTKVTRTKKKAGIPVGDAFLGRIVNALGAPIDGKGEIKADDYRAIEQEAPGIVDRQSVSQPMETGILAIDSMLPIGRGQRELIIGDRQTGKTSIAIDTILNQKGKDVICIYVAIGQKASTVAKLVNTLKKHGAMDYSIVLSSTASESASLQYIAPYAGTALAEYFMYKGKDVLIVYDDLSKHAVAYRALSLLLERSPGREAYPGDVFYLHSRLLERSSKLSDELGGGSITALPIIETQDGDVSAYIPTNVISITDGQIFLESDLFFSGMRPAINVGISVSRVGGAAQTKAMKKAAGTIRIDLAQYREMEVFTQFSSDLDDTTKEQLQYGKGLMELLKQPLCNPMSLAEQVITLVAATNRIFLDVDVKKTKEVQLGMLDFFKAEHEDIVDEINEKKVLDDALTERIVEAAKEYKSRI, encoded by the coding sequence GTGGGTTCCATTAATTCGGAAGAAATTATTTCTATTTTAAAAACAGAGATAGAGAACTACGATACAGTATGTAAGGACCAGGAAGTTGGAACAGTCATCTGGGTTGGTGACGGAATCGCAACAGTTTATGGTATTGAACATGCTATGTATGGAGAAATCGTTATTTTTGAAAATGGTGTTAAGGGAATGGTACAGGACATTAAGCGTGACCAGGTTGGATGTATTATTTTCGGTAAAGACACTGAGATAAAAGAAGGTACAAAAGTAACAAGAACTAAGAAGAAAGCAGGAATTCCTGTAGGTGATGCTTTTCTTGGAAGAATAGTTAATGCATTAGGTGCACCTATTGATGGAAAGGGTGAGATTAAGGCAGATGACTATAGAGCCATTGAACAGGAAGCACCTGGTATTGTTGACAGACAGTCAGTAAGCCAGCCTATGGAAACAGGTATTTTGGCAATAGACTCAATGCTTCCTATTGGTAGAGGACAGAGAGAATTAATTATCGGCGATAGACAGACAGGTAAGACTTCAATAGCAATTGATACAATTCTTAACCAGAAAGGTAAAGATGTTATTTGTATTTATGTAGCCATAGGTCAGAAAGCATCTACAGTTGCCAAATTAGTAAACACATTAAAGAAACATGGTGCAATGGATTATTCAATTGTTTTATCATCAACAGCAAGTGAATCAGCATCATTGCAGTATATAGCACCATATGCAGGTACAGCATTAGCTGAATATTTTATGTACAAAGGCAAAGATGTACTTATTGTATATGATGATCTTTCAAAACACGCAGTAGCTTATAGAGCGCTTTCACTTTTGTTAGAGCGTTCTCCTGGACGTGAAGCTTATCCTGGTGACGTATTCTATTTACATTCAAGATTGTTAGAGCGTTCAAGTAAGTTAAGTGATGAATTAGGTGGAGGTTCGATTACAGCACTTCCTATTATTGAAACGCAGGATGGTGATGTATCTGCCTATATTCCGACTAACGTTATTTCTATTACAGATGGTCAGATTTTCCTTGAAAGTGACTTATTCTTCTCAGGTATGCGTCCGGCTATTAACGTTGGTATTTCTGTATCCCGTGTAGGTGGTGCGGCACAGACTAAGGCTATGAAAAAAGCGGCAGGAACTATTCGTATTGATTTGGCACAGTACCGTGAAATGGAAGTGTTCACACAGTTTAGTTCTGACTTAGATGATACAACTAAGGAACAGTTACAGTATGGTAAAGGACTTATGGAATTATTAAAGCAGCCACTTTGTAATCCAATGAGTCTTGCTGAACAGGTTATCACATTGGTTGCAGCAACAAACCGTATATTCTTAGATGTAGATGTCAAGAAAACTAAGGAAGTACAGCTGGGAATGTTAGACTTCTTTAAGGCAGAACATGAGGATATTGTTGATGAAATTAATGAAAAGAAAGTTCTTGATGATGCACTTACAGAAAGAATAGTTGAAGCAGCTAAAGAATATAAGAGCAGAATTTAG
- the atpH gene encoding ATP synthase F1 subunit delta, with protein MTQTANNYGEVLFELGIKKDTVEESKRIFSLTEQLHRTLESPIISKNEKYSIIEKVFPKEIENFLKVVCDHEKMSYIDEIIEAYYKKYNEANNILTATLSYVVEPNENQLSQIKNYLAKKYNKETVELTMVEQPELIGGFVLKVGDIEEDNSIRGRLNRLEKKLTWR; from the coding sequence ATGACACAGACAGCGAATAATTATGGAGAAGTTCTTTTTGAATTAGGCATAAAGAAAGATACAGTTGAAGAGAGTAAAAGAATTTTTTCTTTGACAGAGCAGTTGCATAGAACTTTGGAGAGTCCCATTATTTCAAAGAATGAAAAATATTCTATTATAGAAAAAGTTTTTCCAAAAGAAATAGAGAATTTCTTAAAGGTTGTATGTGACCATGAAAAAATGTCTTATATAGATGAGATTATAGAAGCTTACTATAAAAAATATAATGAAGCTAACAATATTTTAACAGCTACATTATCTTACGTAGTAGAGCCAAATGAAAATCAGTTAAGTCAGATTAAAAATTACCTTGCAAAGAAGTACAATAAAGAGACGGTTGAACTTACAATGGTTGAGCAGCCGGAACTTATTGGTGGCTTTGTTTTGAAAGTTGGAGATATTGAAGAAGACAACAGCATTAGAGGCAGACTTAACAGGTTAGAGAAAAAACTAACATGGAGGTGA
- the atpF gene encoding F0F1 ATP synthase subunit B — protein sequence MQLLRIDWNVVFTIINLIVLYLALRKFLIKPVTNIMEQRKQMIEGDIADARKEKDKAYDLKAQYEDKLTQAHKESSEIIEKARKSAQTEYNNKVSVASAEADRIIKDAHKAVELDREKTVQDLQSEIAGLAVAAAEKVLGESGTKESNQLMYDQFLAKAGGVNDTDSE from the coding sequence ATGCAGTTATTAAGAATAGATTGGAACGTTGTATTTACCATCATCAATCTAATTGTACTTTACCTTGCACTTAGAAAGTTTTTAATCAAACCGGTAACTAATATTATGGAACAGCGTAAGCAGATGATTGAAGGAGATATTGCTGATGCCCGAAAAGAAAAGGATAAAGCGTATGACTTGAAAGCTCAGTATGAAGATAAGCTTACACAGGCACATAAGGAATCTTCAGAAATCATCGAGAAAGCTAGAAAGAGTGCGCAGACTGAATATAATAACAAGGTTTCTGTGGCAAGTGCAGAGGCAGACAGAATTATAAAGGATGCACATAAAGCTGTAGAACTGGATAGAGAAAAGACAGTACAGGATTTACAGTCAGAGATTGCAGGACTTGCTGTTGCAGCAGCAGAAAAAGTATTGGGTGAATCCGGTACAAAGGAAAGCAATCAGTTAATGTATGATCAGTTTTTGGCTAAAGCAGGTGGTGTAAATGACACAGACAGCGAATAA
- the atpE gene encoding ATP synthase F0 subunit C produces the protein MTSLVAIGAGLAALTGIGAGVGIGIATSKATDAIARQPEAEGKITKALLLGCALAEGTAIFGMVVAILIILFLG, from the coding sequence ATGACATCATTAGTAGCAATTGGAGCAGGTTTAGCAGCATTAACAGGTATTGGAGCAGGTGTAGGTATTGGTATTGCAACATCAAAGGCAACAGATGCAATCGCAAGACAGCCGGAAGCAGAAGGAAAGATTACTAAGGCATTATTACTTGGTTGTGCCCTTGCAGAAGGTACTGCAATTTTCGGTATGGTTGTAGCTATTTTAATTATTTTATTCTTAGGATAA
- a CDS encoding F0F1 ATP synthase subunit A gives MGNLSEELMAELNCETAFKIPIFGGIPVAESVVVTWIIMAVLIVAAFFLGRNLKVENVGKRQLVVETVIGGLHNFFYDMLGEKGKRYIPYMMTVGIYIAISNMIGLFGLKSPTKDVGVTGALALMSIILVEYAGIHQKGVKGFLKSFAEPIIIMLPMNILEVFIRPLSLCMRLFGNILGAFVIMELIKIVAPVLVPVPLSLYFDLFDGFIQAYVFVFLTSLFIKESIE, from the coding sequence ATGGGAAATCTGTCAGAGGAATTAATGGCAGAATTAAATTGTGAGACAGCATTTAAAATTCCGATTTTTGGAGGAATTCCGGTTGCCGAATCTGTCGTGGTCACGTGGATTATTATGGCAGTATTAATTGTGGCAGCGTTCTTCCTTGGAAGAAATCTAAAGGTAGAAAACGTTGGAAAAAGACAACTGGTTGTGGAAACTGTTATCGGAGGATTACACAATTTCTTCTACGATATGTTAGGAGAAAAAGGAAAAAGGTATATTCCTTATATGATGACAGTTGGAATTTACATTGCAATCTCAAACATGATTGGTCTGTTTGGACTGAAATCACCAACTAAAGATGTAGGTGTAACAGGAGCGTTGGCACTGATGAGTATTATTCTTGTAGAATATGCAGGAATACATCAGAAAGGTGTAAAGGGATTTTTGAAAAGCTTTGCAGAGCCGATAATAATAATGCTTCCTATGAACATATTGGAAGTGTTTATCAGACCACTGTCGTTGTGTATGCGTTTATTTGGTAATATTTTAGGCGCATTCGTTATTATGGAACTTATTAAAATCGTAGCGCCGGTTTTGGTTCCGGTTCCATTAAGTTTGTATTTTGATTTATTTGATGGTTTTATACAGGCATATGTGTTTGTATTTTTAACATCGCTATTTATTAAAGAAAGTATAGAGTAA
- a CDS encoding sensor histidine kinase — protein sequence MSNFWLITNVFLDVFPWIFLLYMPFKDRLRFSVITTGVLNYIALTIYLLIFKKITTAEFYNLDVMFSYRVVQIFVVLTLVIFLVDDYIEKSLFVYGLLLPISVVILVWASHINNYITIRQSATYLDTAVLRIIISAICFPFMYILWKKYIVPVVKTDNRRQWRQAWIIPIIFSIVSLAYCENNFEITYMRFNQVIARFTLSIGVVIVSVMQFSNMNTEEKFVRAEEKAKRSKMLIDMKSEQYNMITEKIEKTRKSRHDIHHHINVVYQLAKENKIEQLIEYLEEYNKIYSTKEPMVYCNNSTVDAILNHYILLAKDNGIEVHLNVALPEELKIRDTDLCIVIGNLLENAIEASEKEENKRIKLRINRSNEYICMLVSNLYNGEIKKGHSGYYSRKREFKDTGIGLSSVSAVVEKYDGRMEVDHTNGEFNVFIMMANISSNLT from the coding sequence ATGAGCAATTTTTGGTTAATTACAAATGTTTTTTTAGATGTATTCCCATGGATATTTCTTTTATATATGCCATTTAAAGACAGATTAAGATTTTCTGTAATAACAACAGGAGTTTTAAATTATATTGCACTAACAATATATTTGTTAATATTTAAAAAGATAACCACGGCAGAGTTTTACAATTTGGATGTTATGTTTTCCTATCGAGTGGTCCAAATATTTGTGGTTTTGACGTTGGTTATTTTTTTAGTGGATGATTATATAGAAAAGTCATTGTTTGTGTATGGATTATTATTGCCCATAAGTGTTGTTATATTGGTTTGGGCAAGTCATATTAATAATTATATAACCATAAGGCAGTCGGCGACTTATTTGGATACGGCAGTTTTAAGAATTATAATATCAGCAATATGTTTTCCTTTTATGTACATATTATGGAAGAAATATATAGTTCCTGTTGTAAAAACTGATAATAGAAGACAGTGGAGGCAGGCCTGGATTATTCCAATAATTTTCTCTATAGTAAGTTTGGCATATTGTGAAAACAACTTCGAAATTACATATATGCGTTTTAATCAGGTAATTGCAAGATTTACATTAAGTATAGGTGTTGTAATTGTTAGTGTAATGCAGTTTTCCAATATGAATACGGAGGAAAAATTTGTCAGAGCAGAGGAGAAGGCTAAGAGAAGCAAAATGCTTATTGACATGAAATCTGAGCAGTACAATATGATTACTGAAAAAATAGAAAAAACCAGAAAAAGCAGACATGACATACATCATCATATTAATGTTGTTTATCAGTTAGCAAAGGAAAATAAAATAGAGCAGTTAATAGAATATTTGGAAGAATATAATAAGATTTATTCTACAAAAGAGCCAATGGTTTATTGTAATAACAGTACAGTTGATGCAATTTTGAATCATTATATTTTGCTGGCAAAAGATAATGGAATAGAGGTACATTTAAATGTGGCATTACCGGAAGAATTAAAGATACGTGATACAGACTTATGTATTGTAATAGGAAATCTTCTGGAAAATGCCATTGAAGCAAGCGAAAAAGAAGAAAATAAAAGAATAAAATTAAGAATAAACAGAAGTAATGAGTATATATGTATGTTAGTTTCGAACTTGTACAATGGTGAAATTAAGAAAGGTCATTCGGGTTATTATTCAAGAAAACGGGAGTTTAAAGATACAGGAATAGGTCTGTCTTCGGTTAGTGCCGTAGTTGAAAAATATGATGGCAGAATGGAAGTAGACCATACCAATGGAGAGTTCAATGTTTTTATTATGATGGCAAACATTAGCAGTAATTTAACATAA
- a CDS encoding GTP cyclohydrolase IIa, which translates to MGMDESMTKQETKEMMEQLEKVFSIVRILDIEGFETANSLRKKKMPDNPCQCYSFWNRDKRCENCISARVLADKKQRTKIEFINSDMYQVISKYIEIDNVPHIMEMINCLDSDVLIDQDGRKEIIKKIAGIDEEIYIDVLTGAYNRKYYEENIKMTTRVSGIAMLDLDDFKLYNDTFGHMAGDVALETVVSVIKKEIRKTDLIIRYGGDEFLIVMPGIEENTFVKKIKHIRETIDNTKVPGYPKLKLSVSIGGVISGGQPIEKAVEKADKLMYKAKIKKNMVVTENEKNVIGNNVSDVNRFKILIIDDSESDCDELTEMLGGEFDMLNGSNAEQGIDMLNKYGEDIALVLLDLKMCGMSGFEVLTYMKQKSLSENVPVIMISDEKSASFIRKAYELGVIDYISRHL; encoded by the coding sequence ATGGGAATGGACGAAAGTATGACTAAGCAGGAAACAAAAGAAATGATGGAGCAGCTTGAAAAAGTTTTTTCAATTGTAAGAATATTGGATATTGAAGGATTTGAGACAGCTAATTCATTAAGAAAGAAAAAAATGCCGGACAATCCATGCCAATGCTATTCATTTTGGAACAGAGATAAACGCTGTGAAAATTGTATTTCAGCAAGAGTATTAGCTGATAAGAAGCAGAGAACTAAGATTGAATTTATTAATTCTGATATGTATCAGGTGATATCAAAATATATTGAAATAGATAATGTGCCTCATATTATGGAGATGATTAATTGCTTAGACAGCGATGTTTTAATAGATCAGGACGGACGTAAGGAAATAATAAAAAAGATAGCAGGAATAGATGAAGAGATTTATATTGATGTTCTGACAGGTGCATATAACAGAAAATATTATGAAGAGAATATTAAGATGACAACAAGAGTTTCGGGAATTGCCATGTTAGACCTTGACGATTTCAAATTATATAATGATACATTTGGGCATATGGCAGGGGATGTTGCACTGGAAACAGTTGTAAGTGTAATAAAGAAGGAAATAAGAAAGACAGACTTAATAATAAGATATGGTGGTGATGAATTTCTTATTGTTATGCCGGGAATTGAAGAAAATACTTTTGTTAAGAAAATAAAACACATAAGAGAGACAATTGATAATACCAAGGTTCCGGGATATCCTAAACTTAAATTGTCAGTAAGTATAGGTGGAGTAATTTCAGGTGGACAGCCTATAGAGAAAGCCGTTGAAAAGGCTGATAAGTTAATGTATAAGGCTAAGATTAAAAAGAATATGGTTGTAACTGAAAATGAAAAGAACGTAATTGGCAATAATGTTAGTGATGTTAACAGATTTAAAATACTTATAATTGACGATTCAGAAAGTGATTGTGATGAATTGACAGAAATGTTAGGCGGAGAGTTTGATATGCTTAATGGGTCAAATGCCGAACAGGGAATAGATATGTTGAACAAATATGGAGAAGACATTGCATTGGTACTTCTTGACCTAAAAATGTGTGGAATGAGCGGATTTGAAGTTTTGACTTATATGAAGCAGAAAAGTCTCTCAGAAAATGTTCCTGTAATAATGATTTCTGATGAAAAGTCAGCATCATTTATTAGAAAAGCTTATGAGCTTGGAGTCATTGACTATATTAGCAGACATTTATAA